Proteins encoded in a region of the Canis lupus dingo isolate Sandy chromosome 17, ASM325472v2, whole genome shotgun sequence genome:
- the RNF144A gene encoding E3 ubiquitin-protein ligase RNF144A isoform X5, whose amino-acid sequence MVAAEIMQRYKKLQFEREVLLDPCRTWCPASTCQAVCQLQEMGLQTPQLVQCKACAMEFCSACKASWHPGQGCPETMPITFLPGETSSAFKLEEDDAPIKRCPKCKVYIERDEGCAQMMCKNCKHAFCWYCLESLDDDFLLIHYDKGPCRNKLGHSRASVIWHRTQVVGIFAGFGLLLLVASPFLLLATPFVLCCKCKFSKGDDDPLPT is encoded by the exons ATGGTTGCAGCAGAAATTATGCAAAGATACAAAAAGCTACAATTTGAAAGAG AGGTGCTCCTGGACCCCTGTCGGACGTGGTGCCCGGCCTCCACCTGCCAGGCCGTGTGCCAGCTCCAGGAGATGGGGCTGCAGACCCCTCAGCTGGTGCAGTGCAAGGCCTGTGCCATGGAATTCTGCTCCGCCTGCAAAGCCAGCTGGCACCCTGGCCAGGGCTGCCCGGAGACCATGCCCATCACCTTCCTTCCCGGAGAGACCAG CTCTGCTTTCAAACTGGAGGAGGACGACGCACCCATCAAGCGCTGCCCCAAGTGCAAGGTCTATATCGAGCGGGACGAAGGCTGTGCCCAGATGATGTGTAAGAACTGCAAACACGCCTTCTGCTGGTACTGCCTCGAGTCTCTGGAC gATGATTTCCTCCTGATCCATTACGATAAAGGACCCTGCCGGAATAAGCTGGGCCATTCCAGGGCGTCCGTCATCTGGCATCGGACACAG GTCGTGGGCATTTTTGCTGGATTTGGGCTCCTGCTATTGGTGGCCTCGCCTTTCCTGCTCTTGGCCACGCCGTTTGTACTTTGCTGCAAGTGCAAGTTCAGTAAAGGTGACGACGACCCATTACCCACCTAG